From the Odocoileus virginianus isolate 20LAN1187 ecotype Illinois chromosome 20, Ovbor_1.2, whole genome shotgun sequence genome, the window cctATTCCAATATCTGTAATGTCAATAATAATGAGAGAGTCTTTATCTGGCCACCATCATTCAATGGGTATCATAGTACAGATAATGCGGAACAACCTTCCATGTGTAATCCAACGAGTGAGGCCTTAAGCGAGAACTCCATCTTCAGTTATTACAACAGTATTTATGATGGAACCAGAATCTACCCATGCCTTGAACCTGGGAATCACTTTGACCAAGACTCAGGTCTCATGAATCATCAGAGAAATCAAGGTTCAGAGAACCATGATGAAAGGAATGAATGTAGAAATGTCTTTTATCAAAGCTCAAATCTTATTACAGATAGGAATATCCatactgaagaaaataattacaaatttagTGAATGTGGTCAAGTTTCCAACCAGTCATCACAACTTACTCAACATCCGAGTATTCATGCTAAGGGGGAACACTGCAAGTGGAATAAATGTGGGAAAGTCTTTCCTCAATTATCAAATCTAAATGGACACAGGAAAACCCATACTGAAGGGAAACCTAACCAATGCACAGAATGTGGCAAAACCTTTAGGAAGCCCTCAAACCTTACTCGACATCTCAGAACTCATACTGCAGAGAAGACTTACAAATGtacagaatgtggcaaagcctttacTCGGAATTCAAACCTTAATCAACATAGGCGAATCCACACTGGGGAAAAACCATATAAATGTCAGAATTGTGGGAAAGCCTTTAACCAAAGTACGGCACTTACTCAACATCAGCGAATCCATACTGGGGAGAAGCCATATAAATGTCAGAATTGTGGGAAAGCTTTTAACCAAAGTACGGCACTTACTCGACATCAGCGAATCCATACTGGGGAGAAACCATACAAGTGTAAAGAATGTGGCAAAGCTTTTAGCAATTGCTCAAATCTTAATCGAcaccagagaattcatactggggagaagccttataaatgtacagaatgtAACAAAGCCTTTAATCAGCGCTCAAACCTTATCcatcatcagagaattcatactgggaagaaattatacaaatgtacagaatgtggcaaagcctttaatCAGAGTTCAAACCTTAATACACATAGGCGAATCCATACTGGGGAGAAACCATACAAGTGTAAAGAATGTGGCAAAGCTTTTAGCAATTGCTCAAATCTTAATcgacatcagagaattcatactggggagaagccttataaatgtacagaatgtAACAAAGCCTTTAATCAGCGCTCAAACCTTATCcatcatcagagaattcatactgggaagaaattatacaaatgtacagaatgtggcaaagcctttaatCAGAGTTCAAACCTTAATAAACATAGGCGAATTCATACTGGGGAGAAACCATACAAATGTAAAGAATGAGGCAAAGCTTTTAACTGCCACTCAAACCTTACTTGCCATAAAATAATTCATAGTGCCAAGTAGTcttacaaatataaataatgtgACAGAGCCTTGAAGTGAACCGTCACCTCACTCAGCATCAGAGATCGTGTGCTGGAGAGAGACCCTACAAATGTAATAAGTGATGAAAGAGGTTTGTCCTAAGTATACACATCAGAAAATGCCAGAGGGTTCATACTGGGAAGAATGTTTAATGCTGTGAGAAATGtacaaaatgaatttaaaaactcAGGTCTAAATAAATATCAGAGAATTCATCAAAGATAGCATTCAGTCAATAACCCTTTTCTGGTATTACTTTAAGCAGGATATTATAGGAAATAATCCATAgttaaaacacttagaaaaattatttgttaCTTGGATCATAGGATCAAGGTGAGAGATGTTGGACAATATAATTATTATCATTGTATCCTTGTTCATATTGAcattatgtgaaaataaaatttaatataactCAACTTTCAAATTACTACAGGCTAGACCTTTGTTTCTAGTGTGTatgtgaacacacacaaaaaagcactaatatgcttttttaaaaactaatattctTGATCTTTGCTGCCTCAAAGTTAAACAAGACCCTTCTATATTAGGTGGAAACAATTTTTATCTACTTTTCTATGGACTATTAAGGATCTTGTAATGTGAAATGTATAGTGGAAGTCTAAATGAAGGTGATGACTGTCATTGTTTAAAACATCCCTCTATGTCACCATTAGGTAAGTGTTCAGAGAATAATTCTTTGTATTAAAGTAAGACAGTCTAAATTTTAAATAGGTGTGCCAATGTTTTTTTATGGATATAAAGATGGCAGTTCACTGAAATCTTGACGCATGTTTATAACTGCAATAACTAGAAGTCATGAATTTTAGTTGACATGGTAGCAATCAGGAAATCTTCACAGATACCCAAGAAAAACCTATGTAACCTTTTCCTGAAAGGTCATGTAATGAATGTACATCCTTGTTTACTAAATTACGGCTCTCTGTTTTGTAAACCATAAATATCACATTTCTCTGACCATTGTATCAGAAGAACA encodes:
- the LOC110148896 gene encoding zinc finger protein 678-like, which codes for MSESQRFENEGRKSHYDQVERSFREGSLLFHQQTFSPYSNICNVNNNERVFIWPPSFNGYHSTDNAEQPSMCNPTSEALSENSIFSYYNSIYDGTRIYPCLEPGNHFDQDSGLMNHQRNQGSENHDERNECRNVFYQSSNLITDRNIHTEENNYKFSECGQVSNQSSQLTQHPSIHAKGEHCKWNKCGKVFPQLSNLNGHRKTHTEGKPNQCTECGKTFRKPSNLTRHLRTHTAEKTYKCTECGKAFTRNSNLNQHRRIHTGEKPYKCQNCGKAFNQSTALTQHQRIHTGEKPYKCQNCGKAFNQSTALTRHQRIHTGEKPYKCKECGKAFSNCSNLNRHQRIHTGEKPYKCTECNKAFNQRSNLIHHQRIHTGKKLYKCTECGKAFNQSSNLNTHRRIHTGEKPYKCKECGKAFSNCSNLNRHQRIHTGEKPYKCTECNKAFNQRSNLIHHQRIHTGKKLYKCTECGKAFNQSSNLNKHRRIHTGEKPYKCKE